A portion of the Edaphobacter lichenicola genome contains these proteins:
- a CDS encoding response regulator transcription factor, with translation MDLVLTGSRLDDGTSSPTDHRLVSTEALRGTPIIYVVEPDEAERESLKQLIECEGWHPETFASAEEFLAHPLEVVPSCLLLDVSLPGINGLELQKRAAVAHPHLTIIFLSAKGDIPTAVEAMKAGAVEFFMKPFLRKRLLSVFREALDRSRKILTREAEKRALRKCYASLSYRQQQVMALVSSGLLNKQVGMELGISEITVKAHRGQVMQKMQADSFSDLIKMAAKLGVSKMKELPRLRHGESSRNLTDVLLDS, from the coding sequence ATGGATTTAGTTCTGACGGGATCTCGCTTGGACGATGGGACGAGCTCACCTACCGACCATCGACTAGTTTCTACAGAAGCATTAAGGGGCACACCGATCATTTACGTCGTCGAGCCGGACGAAGCCGAGCGCGAATCATTGAAGCAACTCATAGAATGCGAAGGCTGGCATCCGGAGACCTTTGCGTCGGCCGAAGAGTTCCTCGCCCATCCGCTCGAAGTTGTTCCAAGTTGCTTGTTGCTGGACGTGTCCCTTCCGGGCATAAACGGTCTCGAACTGCAAAAGCGTGCAGCGGTAGCACACCCTCATCTCACGATCATCTTTCTCAGCGCCAAAGGCGACATACCCACTGCTGTAGAAGCCATGAAGGCAGGAGCTGTTGAATTCTTCATGAAGCCTTTCCTACGTAAGAGACTCTTGAGTGTGTTCCGAGAAGCCCTCGATCGGAGTCGCAAAATTCTTACTAGAGAGGCGGAGAAGCGAGCACTCCGAAAATGCTATGCCTCGCTCTCATACCGACAGCAGCAGGTCATGGCGTTGGTCTCTTCCGGACTATTGAACAAGCAAGTCGGTATGGAACTCGGTATCAGCGAAATTACAGTCAAAGCGCATCGTGGTCAGGTGATGCAGAAGATGCAGGCTGACTCTTTCTCAGATCTGATAAAGATGGCCGCCAAGCTTGGAGTTTCCAAAATGAAAGAACTTCCTCGGCTTCGCCATGGTGAATCTTCCAGGAATCTCACTGACGTACTTCTCGACTCTTAA
- a CDS encoding helix-turn-helix transcriptional regulator, with amino-acid sequence MMEYIHANASGNISLADLATIAEVTPHHLASLFTKTTGLSPHQYVLRVRIERSKIHLKNEGLSIAEVSRLVGFRTQEHFTKVFRRVVGVTPSKFRQELADGVDWRNPLA; translated from the coding sequence ATGATGGAATACATCCACGCGAACGCCAGTGGAAACATCAGTTTGGCGGACTTGGCAACGATCGCCGAAGTGACGCCGCATCACCTCGCATCATTGTTTACAAAAACGACAGGGCTGAGTCCGCACCAATATGTTTTGCGGGTGAGAATCGAGCGCTCGAAAATTCACCTAAAGAATGAGGGGCTGAGTATTGCGGAGGTTAGCAGGCTTGTTGGATTTAGAACACAAGAACACTTTACAAAGGTATTTCGGAGAGTAGTCGGAGTCACCCCGAGTAAATTTCGTCAAGAGCTGGCCGACGGTGTTGATTGGAGAAACCCGTTAGCTTAG
- a CDS encoding AraC family transcriptional regulator — MANSGVLPVDAVEVMKGSCTLCPFPTRSSITSKGAGWKGIALESFSDIPGVAIPDHDHPTHFVNLLTKGEIKAQWTTEGRSHSATNSPGTIYLLPAGTRDRLTWSGPTTRIVLVMEPGFLSRSLENTAHLDEIDLTTHWNLRDRHIQSLMLAMHADLEDGSPAGPLYGESLGLTLGLYLIRRYSTRSRTNNLQLTGGMPTARLNRVLDFINQNYAQDVRLWELAELAGMSPHYFCELFKASTGLTAYQYVLQCRIERAKRYLRDPQLSIGDAGAAAGFSDASHFTKVFRRKVGVTPMKYRSQAE; from the coding sequence ATGGCCAACTCCGGGGTTCTTCCTGTCGATGCAGTCGAGGTGATGAAGGGCAGCTGCACCTTGTGCCCTTTCCCAACCCGCTCGTCAATTACAAGCAAGGGTGCTGGTTGGAAAGGGATCGCCCTGGAGTCGTTCAGCGACATCCCAGGTGTGGCCATCCCAGATCATGATCACCCAACCCACTTCGTCAATCTACTTACAAAAGGTGAAATCAAGGCGCAGTGGACGACAGAGGGGAGGAGTCACAGTGCAACGAACAGTCCCGGCACAATCTATCTCTTGCCGGCAGGCACTCGCGACAGGCTTACATGGTCAGGTCCGACAACGCGGATCGTTCTGGTCATGGAGCCGGGGTTCCTTTCACGCTCACTTGAGAACACGGCTCACCTCGATGAGATCGACCTGACGACACACTGGAATCTTCGTGATCGCCATATCCAGTCCTTGATGCTCGCTATGCATGCCGATCTTGAAGATGGCTCTCCCGCGGGCCCATTGTATGGTGAGTCACTTGGTTTGACGCTCGGTCTCTATCTCATTCGGCGCTATTCGACGCGAAGTAGAACCAACAACCTTCAACTAACCGGCGGAATGCCTACAGCTCGTCTCAACCGAGTCCTTGATTTCATCAACCAGAACTATGCTCAAGATGTGCGGCTATGGGAGCTTGCCGAATTAGCAGGTATGAGCCCACATTACTTCTGCGAGCTGTTCAAAGCGAGTACGGGATTGACTGCCTATCAATATGTGTTGCAGTGCCGAATTGAACGCGCGAAGAGGTATCTTCGCGATCCACAACTCAGCATCGGTGATGCCGGCGCTGCGGCTGGCTTCTCGGACGCAAGTCATTTCACAAAGGTCTTTCGCCGGAAGGTTGGAGTCACGCCCATGAAGTATCGTAGTCAGGCTGAATGA
- a CDS encoding efflux transporter outer membrane subunit translates to MKRHIIFVIVCWFNLLFSGCMVGPKYVRPIVASTPAFKEQPPESFKEVDGWKPAQPGDQTLRGKWWEIFNDEQLNALEDELTVNNQNLKVSEARFRQARSMIRFNRAAEFPTISTSPSVVNERTSANAPYFPQQFANNGTGNYTLPFDLSYEVDLWGRIRHAVNASREEAQASAADLQTANLSLHAELAVDYFELRSADAQKKLLDDTVKAYANALKLTQDRFTNGAAPKSDVAQAQTQLDGAQVADTDVTVARTQYEHAIATLIGKPPAMFSISFAPQTPLKLAVIPVGLPTSLLERRPDIAATERRVAEANEQIGIARAAYFPSLTLNAAAGFEGNTIANLFNWSSRLWAVGPQMSETIFDGGRRRSVSETAAANYDGTVATYRQTTLTAFQEVEDNLAALRILEHEAQQQQEGTESASESLQLFTNRYQGGVDNYLQVITAQTILLTNQRNDIDLQRRRMDATVLLVKAVGGGWDTTQLPKF, encoded by the coding sequence ATGAAACGCCACATCATTTTTGTCATTGTATGCTGGTTCAATTTGCTCTTCAGTGGATGCATGGTCGGCCCGAAGTATGTCAGACCAATCGTCGCCTCTACTCCAGCATTTAAGGAGCAGCCACCCGAATCTTTCAAGGAGGTTGATGGCTGGAAGCCGGCACAGCCAGGTGATCAGACCCTTCGCGGCAAGTGGTGGGAGATCTTTAACGACGAGCAACTCAACGCACTGGAAGACGAATTGACCGTCAATAACCAGAACCTTAAGGTGTCGGAGGCTCGTTTCCGGCAAGCGCGTTCCATGATCCGCTTCAACCGTGCTGCGGAGTTTCCTACCATCTCGACCTCGCCAAGCGTCGTCAATGAACGAACCTCTGCGAACGCTCCCTACTTTCCGCAACAGTTCGCGAACAACGGCACCGGCAACTACACGTTGCCATTCGATCTCTCGTACGAAGTAGACCTGTGGGGCAGGATTCGCCATGCTGTGAACGCATCTCGCGAAGAGGCGCAGGCCAGCGCCGCCGACCTTCAGACCGCTAACCTGAGCCTGCACGCTGAACTTGCCGTAGACTACTTCGAACTACGCAGCGCAGATGCTCAGAAAAAGCTTCTGGACGATACAGTCAAGGCGTATGCGAACGCTCTGAAGCTCACGCAGGATCGCTTCACCAATGGCGCCGCGCCAAAATCGGATGTTGCTCAGGCGCAAACTCAACTGGATGGAGCGCAGGTCGCAGATACCGACGTTACCGTCGCACGCACGCAGTATGAGCATGCCATCGCGACCCTGATCGGAAAACCTCCAGCCATGTTCAGTATTTCCTTCGCGCCACAAACTCCTTTAAAGCTTGCTGTCATTCCGGTTGGGCTACCTACTAGCCTGCTTGAGCGCAGGCCCGACATTGCCGCCACAGAGCGTCGCGTAGCAGAAGCGAATGAGCAGATCGGCATCGCTCGCGCTGCTTATTTTCCGTCTTTGACTCTGAACGCGGCAGCCGGATTTGAAGGAAACACGATCGCCAATTTGTTCAACTGGTCAAGCCGTCTCTGGGCCGTCGGGCCTCAGATGTCGGAAACGATCTTCGATGGCGGGCGTCGCCGCTCTGTCTCTGAAACAGCAGCAGCAAACTACGACGGCACAGTGGCCACATATCGGCAAACAACCCTCACCGCGTTCCAGGAGGTGGAAGACAATCTTGCTGCACTGCGCATCCTCGAGCACGAAGCGCAACAACAGCAGGAGGGCACAGAATCCGCCTCCGAATCTCTACAGCTCTTTACGAATCGATATCAGGGTGGTGTCGACAACTATCTTCAGGTCATCACCGCGCAGACTATACTTCTAACGAATCAGCGCAATGACATTGATCTCCAGCGCCGGCGAATGGATGCGACCGTACTTCTCGTCAAAGCCGTTGGTGGCGGATGGGATACGACCCAACTGCCAAAGTTTTGA
- a CDS encoding efflux RND transporter periplasmic adaptor subunit yields the protein MSNIENKPSETPSAVSEQPSPAPPKSSSRWLLSGLTVAVIILAILIYTGIRERANAETTLGTSTERAAIPTVNVVVPATGTAAQEIVLPGNTQAFNETPIYARTNGYLKQWHVDIGAKVNRGQLLAEIDTPEIDQQLEQARADLKNAQANERLAEITSTRWQDLLKTNSVSKQETDQAIQDLSARQASVDSMTANVHRLEQLQSFEKVYAPFSGVITARNTDIGALINAGAGGVPQELFHMASINRLRVYVAVPEVDSQAAQTGAKAALTLDEFPGETFEGTIVRNSDSIDSASRTLNVEVDVNNPQDRIKTGAYVFVHLTRPHGANNYTQSLTIPANTLLFRSEGLRVGVVRDERAELVPIKIGRDFGSTVEVVAGLKPTDHIIVNPSDSLISGTRVQISAPQAGGLK from the coding sequence ATGAGCAACATTGAGAACAAACCATCTGAAACTCCCTCAGCTGTTTCGGAACAACCTTCACCCGCACCACCAAAATCATCTTCGCGCTGGCTCCTGTCGGGCCTGACAGTTGCGGTCATTATCCTCGCAATTCTCATCTACACCGGTATCCGCGAACGCGCCAATGCAGAGACAACTCTTGGCACCAGTACAGAGCGAGCCGCAATACCAACCGTAAATGTTGTTGTCCCTGCGACAGGCACAGCAGCTCAGGAGATCGTATTGCCCGGTAATACGCAGGCGTTCAACGAGACACCTATCTACGCTCGCACCAATGGCTACCTCAAACAGTGGCATGTAGATATCGGTGCCAAGGTCAACCGCGGGCAGTTGCTTGCGGAGATCGACACTCCTGAGATCGATCAACAGTTGGAGCAAGCCCGAGCCGACCTCAAGAATGCTCAGGCGAATGAACGTCTAGCCGAAATAACTTCGACGCGCTGGCAAGATCTTCTCAAGACAAACTCTGTCTCCAAGCAGGAGACAGACCAGGCGATCCAAGATCTCAGTGCGCGGCAGGCATCGGTCGATTCCATGACTGCCAACGTCCATCGGCTGGAGCAGTTGCAGTCCTTTGAGAAAGTCTATGCTCCCTTTTCTGGCGTCATCACTGCACGAAACACGGACATCGGCGCACTGATCAACGCTGGAGCCGGCGGCGTACCCCAGGAACTTTTCCACATGGCATCGATCAACCGGCTTCGTGTTTATGTCGCTGTGCCGGAAGTCGATTCACAGGCTGCACAGACTGGAGCCAAAGCAGCTCTTACTCTCGACGAATTCCCCGGCGAGACTTTCGAAGGAACAATCGTTCGCAACTCCGATTCGATTGATTCTGCCTCCCGCACGCTGAATGTCGAAGTAGACGTGAACAATCCGCAGGATCGCATCAAGACCGGAGCCTACGTCTTTGTGCATCTCACCCGCCCTCACGGTGCAAACAACTACACCCAATCGCTTACGATTCCAGCCAACACCTTACTTTTTCGGTCAGAGGGTCTGCGAGTCGGTGTCGTTCGCGACGAACGCGCGGAGTTAGTTCCCATCAAAATCGGACGCGACTTCGGATCGACCGTCGAAGTGGTCGCCGGTCTCAAGCCCACGGATCACATCATCGTGAACCCATCGGACTCGCTCATCAGCGGCACGCGTGTTCAGATCAGCGCACCGCAGGCAGGAGGCTTGAAATGA
- a CDS encoding efflux RND transporter permease subunit, translating into MWIVKVALSRPYTFIVLALLILILSPVVILGTPTDIFPNINIPVVAVAWTFTGLSPEETEGRITTVYERVLTTTVDNIEHIESTTINGTAIVKLYLQPSASVDRANAQVTAISQYILRQLPPSALPPLVLNYSASTVPILQLGVSGKNLTESQLNDIALNFLRTQLVTVPGAAVPFPFGGRTRQVMVNLNQGLLQSKGLSPNDVLTALGNENLIRPGGTAKMGNFEYDVDMNVDTKTVQELNDLPIKTIGSSTIYMRDVATVSDGFAPQTNIVRQDSNRGVLVTVLKAGDASTIDVVKGIRKLLPRVAQTLPPALRIQPLSDQSVFVQNSINGVVREAIIAAALTGLMILLFLGSWRSTLIIAISIPLSILTSVMTLSFLHQTINIMTLGGLALAVGILVDDATVTIENIERHLEEGAALHEGILEGAAQIAVPALVSTLCICIVFLPMFFLSGVAKFLFVPLAEAVIFAMIASYLLSRTLVPTLAMYLLKIKSHDNKQTRNPLVRFQQAFERLFEKVRLAYSSLLEQLVSIRKVFIPGFLIACVCVFLLIPFLGQDFFPATDSGQFILHVRAKTGTRIEETARLADQVENGIRQTIPSSEVNNILDNIGLPFSNINYIYNNSGLTGAADADVLVSLNEKHHPTGDYVRTLREKLPHQFPGVTFYFLPADIMTQTLNFGLPAPIDIKIDGPDIDNNSRIADKMMAELSHVRGITDLRIQQQGDYPKLHIAVDRTRAAQGGFTERDIADSMLISTSGSFQVTPMFYLNPKNGVSYSLVTQTPQYDLQSADDLRNIPISGPNQKKPAILADVATIQRTNELASINHYNIRRVVDIYASVQGRDLGAVGREATRIVDENRKSLPRGSFVSLRGQFGTMRTSYIGLIGGLGFAIILVYMLIVVNFQSWLDPFIIITALPAALAGIVLFLFITHTTLSVPALMGAIMCMGVATANSILVVAFAKERLLIHGNPTAAAIESGTTRFRPVIMTALAMIIGMIPMALGVGDGGEQNAPLGRAVIGGLLCATVATLIFVPSVFALLHNGMKSADKQPTINPDNELSQA; encoded by the coding sequence ATGTGGATCGTCAAAGTTGCTCTGAGCCGTCCCTATACTTTTATCGTGCTGGCGCTGCTCATTCTCATTCTGAGCCCGGTTGTGATCTTGGGGACGCCGACCGATATCTTCCCAAACATCAACATTCCAGTCGTTGCCGTCGCCTGGACCTTCACTGGCTTGAGCCCGGAAGAAACGGAAGGTCGTATCACTACCGTCTACGAGCGTGTGCTTACTACGACGGTAGACAACATCGAGCATATTGAGTCCACGACGATCAACGGAACAGCGATCGTCAAACTCTATCTGCAACCGAGCGCCAGCGTCGATCGGGCGAATGCCCAGGTTACCGCCATCTCCCAGTACATTCTGCGCCAACTGCCACCGAGCGCCCTTCCTCCTCTCGTTCTCAACTACAGTGCCTCCACGGTTCCCATTCTTCAACTCGGCGTCTCCGGAAAGAACCTCACGGAGTCGCAACTCAACGATATTGCGCTGAACTTCCTGCGTACTCAGCTGGTCACGGTGCCGGGTGCGGCTGTTCCGTTTCCTTTTGGTGGAAGAACGCGGCAGGTCATGGTCAATCTCAATCAAGGTTTGCTGCAGTCTAAGGGACTTTCACCAAATGATGTGTTGACCGCACTCGGCAACGAAAATCTGATCCGGCCCGGCGGAACGGCCAAGATGGGTAATTTTGAGTACGACGTCGACATGAATGTAGATACGAAGACTGTCCAGGAACTCAACGATCTTCCCATCAAGACGATTGGTAGCTCGACTATCTATATGCGAGACGTTGCAACGGTCAGCGACGGCTTTGCGCCGCAGACGAACATCGTTCGTCAGGACAGCAACCGCGGCGTGCTCGTAACAGTTCTAAAAGCCGGAGACGCCTCAACGATCGATGTGGTCAAAGGAATCCGCAAACTTCTACCCCGCGTCGCTCAGACTCTTCCGCCAGCTCTCAGAATTCAGCCACTCTCAGATCAATCCGTCTTCGTCCAAAACTCCATCAACGGGGTCGTTCGAGAAGCAATCATCGCAGCCGCACTCACAGGGCTAATGATTCTTCTCTTTCTTGGAAGCTGGCGCAGCACTCTCATCATCGCCATCTCGATCCCGCTCTCCATCCTGACCTCGGTAATGACGCTGAGCTTCCTGCATCAGACGATCAACATCATGACTCTCGGCGGCTTGGCGCTTGCCGTCGGTATTCTCGTCGATGACGCCACCGTCACCATCGAAAACATCGAGCGTCATCTTGAAGAGGGCGCTGCACTGCATGAAGGCATCCTCGAAGGAGCTGCGCAGATTGCCGTTCCTGCTCTGGTGTCGACCCTGTGCATCTGCATCGTCTTCCTGCCTATGTTCTTCCTAAGCGGTGTCGCAAAGTTCCTCTTCGTACCTCTTGCCGAAGCAGTCATCTTTGCCATGATCGCGTCGTACCTCCTGTCCCGCACCTTGGTGCCAACTCTGGCGATGTACCTGCTGAAAATTAAGAGTCACGACAACAAGCAGACGCGTAATCCACTCGTGCGGTTTCAGCAAGCATTCGAACGGCTCTTCGAAAAGGTGCGTCTTGCGTATTCTTCTTTGCTAGAGCAACTAGTTTCGATCCGAAAGGTCTTTATCCCCGGCTTTCTGATCGCTTGCGTTTGTGTCTTTTTGCTCATCCCATTTCTTGGCCAGGATTTCTTTCCCGCTACCGACAGCGGCCAGTTCATCCTGCATGTACGCGCCAAGACAGGAACTCGAATCGAGGAGACGGCGCGCCTGGCGGATCAAGTTGAAAACGGCATCCGGCAGACCATCCCGTCGAGTGAAGTCAATAATATCCTCGACAACATTGGCCTGCCGTTCAGCAACATCAACTACATCTATAACAACTCAGGTCTCACCGGGGCCGCCGATGCAGATGTGCTGGTCTCTCTAAACGAAAAACATCACCCGACCGGAGATTACGTGAGAACGTTGCGCGAGAAGCTGCCGCACCAATTTCCTGGTGTGACTTTCTATTTCCTACCCGCCGACATCATGACCCAGACCCTGAACTTTGGTTTGCCTGCGCCGATCGATATCAAGATTGATGGTCCTGACATCGACAACAACAGCCGCATTGCCGACAAGATGATGGCCGAGCTAAGCCATGTTCGTGGCATCACGGATCTGCGAATTCAGCAGCAGGGTGACTATCCCAAGTTACACATCGCGGTCGATCGCACGAGGGCCGCGCAGGGAGGCTTCACCGAACGTGACATCGCCGACAGCATGTTGATCTCTACCAGCGGCAGCTTCCAAGTCACGCCCATGTTTTATCTCAATCCGAAGAATGGCGTCTCCTACAGTCTCGTTACGCAGACTCCTCAATACGACCTTCAGTCGGCAGATGATCTCCGCAATATTCCCATTAGTGGTCCAAACCAGAAGAAGCCAGCCATCCTCGCTGATGTGGCGACGATTCAGCGCACCAATGAGCTCGCCTCGATCAATCACTACAACATCCGTCGCGTCGTTGATATCTACGCTTCAGTGCAGGGTCGGGATCTCGGTGCGGTTGGACGCGAAGCGACCCGTATCGTGGACGAGAATCGTAAGTCTCTTCCACGCGGAAGCTTCGTGTCCCTCCGTGGCCAGTTTGGCACAATGCGCACGTCTTATATCGGCCTGATCGGTGGCCTTGGCTTCGCCATCATCCTCGTATACATGCTCATCGTGGTCAACTTCCAATCCTGGCTAGACCCATTCATCATCATCACTGCGCTTCCGGCAGCGCTGGCTGGGATCGTTCTCTTCCTCTTCATCACGCACACGACACTTAGCGTTCCCGCTCTTATGGGAGCCATCATGTGCATGGGCGTTGCGACCGCCAACAGCATCCTTGTCGTAGCCTTCGCCAAAGAGAGGCTTCTCATTCATGGCAATCCGACTGCCGCCGCTATCGAATCTGGAACCACTCGCTTTCGTCCTGTCATCATGACTGCACTCGCCATGATCATTGGCATGATTCCCATGGCCCTCGGCGTCGGCGATGGTGGCGAACAAAATGCTCCCCTGGGCCGTGCGGTCATCGGGGGGCTACTCTGCGCCACGGTGGCGACTCTGATCTTTGTTCCGTCCGTTTTTGCGCTTCTGCACAACGGAATGAAATCTGCGGATAAGCAGCCCACCATCAATCCGGACAACGAACTTTCGCAGGCGTAG
- a CDS encoding MFS transporter, with product MTNPRSMTAGPDTPPIASRGKIIMMAIVAGAVITNIYCTQPILPLIASGMRVNLATVDLVAGAALLGFATGLALLLPLGDRFDRRKLVLGQIAFAFGFAIAAALAPGIWLLIAASYCLGVVSCVPQQLVPFAAVMSLPSERGRNVGTVVSGIMVGILVGRTISGVVGAAYGWRAVYGLAALFMIPVWIAAASFLPRGLPTTDLSYGRLLASLWPLARDNRPIRESMIVQALLWACFNAFWVNLAALLANGPRHLSSAWAGGFGLIGAAGALAASLSGRASDRLGPRTVIAASIGFVTLAYVLLFGAESSLTLLVIGVVVLDIGVQSGLVSNQTRAFAVDPKAQGRINSLYMTATFSGGAIGVMISGWLMTRFGWTGIVVLGLALALVASAIHWIGAPHRTEIQSGASFEAPIEESRISAKLD from the coding sequence GTGACGAACCCGCGCAGCATGACCGCTGGTCCAGACACACCCCCAATAGCTTCTCGCGGCAAAATCATCATGATGGCGATCGTCGCCGGCGCGGTGATCACTAATATCTACTGTACCCAGCCGATCCTGCCGTTGATAGCGTCGGGGATGCGGGTGAACCTGGCGACGGTCGATCTCGTAGCAGGTGCTGCGCTGCTCGGCTTCGCGACTGGGCTGGCGCTTCTGTTGCCGCTGGGTGATCGTTTCGACCGGCGCAAGCTCGTGCTCGGTCAGATTGCATTCGCTTTCGGCTTCGCGATAGCGGCTGCTCTCGCCCCTGGTATCTGGCTGCTAATCGCGGCCTCCTATTGTCTCGGCGTTGTCAGCTGCGTGCCTCAGCAACTCGTACCCTTCGCGGCCGTAATGTCGCTTCCCAGCGAGCGCGGTCGAAATGTCGGGACGGTCGTTAGCGGCATCATGGTGGGTATCCTGGTCGGCCGCACAATCAGCGGCGTAGTCGGAGCGGCCTACGGTTGGCGCGCGGTCTACGGTCTGGCAGCGTTGTTTATGATTCCCGTCTGGATCGCCGCTGCCTCGTTCCTCCCGCGCGGTTTGCCGACCACTGACCTTTCCTACGGGCGCCTGCTTGCATCGCTTTGGCCGCTGGCTCGGGACAATCGTCCGATTCGTGAATCGATGATCGTACAGGCGTTGTTGTGGGCCTGCTTCAACGCCTTCTGGGTCAATCTGGCGGCGCTCCTGGCAAATGGACCGCGGCACCTTAGCAGCGCCTGGGCCGGTGGTTTCGGCCTCATCGGCGCAGCCGGTGCGCTCGCCGCTTCGCTCAGCGGTCGCGCCTCCGATCGGCTCGGGCCCCGGACCGTTATTGCAGCAAGTATCGGCTTCGTCACGCTTGCCTACGTACTTCTCTTCGGCGCGGAGTCGTCCCTTACTTTGCTTGTGATCGGTGTCGTCGTACTCGATATCGGGGTGCAATCGGGTTTGGTGTCCAATCAGACTCGCGCCTTCGCGGTCGATCCGAAGGCGCAGGGCCGCATCAACAGCCTGTATATGACCGCCACGTTCTCCGGCGGTGCCATTGGCGTGATGATCAGCGGCTGGCTGATGACCCGCTTCGGCTGGACTGGCATTGTCGTTCTTGGTTTAGCGCTCGCGCTGGTCGCTTCTGCAATCCATTGGATCGGCGCTCCTCATCGTACTGAGATCCAATCAGGTGCGAGTTTTGAGGCGCCAATAGAGGAAAGCCGGATCTCAGCGAAGCTCGATTGA
- a CDS encoding beta-class carbonic anhydrase — protein sequence MSLIEHAIVANRKSAEHHDPSLANKPAPKIAILTCMDPRLNELLEWLDIKPADADVIRNVGTAATEDVVRSLMFSIHVLGVREIMLVGHTGCGMEMFTEEEFEKHLHTQCGVWAVSPDRFHFYSDVNLTTQKQVLKLRSHPWIPSDVVIRGFVFDLSTGNLREVSSKDAG from the coding sequence ATGAGCTTGATCGAACACGCGATCGTCGCAAATCGCAAAAGTGCAGAGCACCATGATCCTTCGCTGGCAAACAAGCCAGCTCCAAAAATTGCAATCCTCACATGTATGGACCCGCGCCTGAATGAACTGCTCGAATGGCTGGACATTAAGCCTGCCGACGCGGATGTGATTCGGAACGTCGGAACGGCAGCGACGGAGGATGTTGTGCGGTCTCTTATGTTCTCGATCCACGTTCTTGGCGTGCGGGAGATTATGCTCGTCGGACACACGGGCTGCGGAATGGAAATGTTCACAGAAGAAGAGTTCGAGAAACATCTACACACGCAATGCGGCGTGTGGGCAGTATCACCGGATAGATTCCACTTCTATTCCGACGTTAATTTAACCACCCAAAAGCAGGTACTGAAACTCAGGTCTCACCCCTGGATTCCTTCAGACGTAGTGATTCGTGGATTTGTCTTCGATTTGTCCACAGGAAACTTGAGAGAAGTATCGTCGAAGGACGCCGGATAG
- a CDS encoding SDR family NAD(P)-dependent oxidoreductase, with protein sequence MQNKETVLVTGASQGIGAATVRLFLERGYRVVATSRSATKAGFEPSADLAIVDGDIGKEETAKNVAQTAIERFGSIDHVVNNAGIFSIKPFTDYTADEFRSFVSTNLEGFIFITQLAVRQMLAQGAGGSITTISSSLVDNPIAGVTASVPMITKGGLEAITRSLSIEYAKQRIRFNAVAPGIVDTPLHTNTPRDVMASLSPMGTISDAKDIAEAVVFLTKARHVTGEVLHVDGGAHVGRW encoded by the coding sequence ATGCAGAACAAAGAAACCGTACTTGTTACAGGAGCCTCGCAGGGGATCGGAGCAGCCACAGTGCGACTGTTCCTGGAACGCGGCTATCGAGTTGTCGCAACGTCACGCAGCGCTACGAAGGCCGGCTTCGAGCCATCGGCTGACCTCGCAATCGTCGATGGAGACATCGGCAAGGAAGAGACAGCTAAGAACGTCGCGCAGACCGCGATAGAAAGATTTGGCTCGATTGACCATGTCGTTAATAACGCTGGAATTTTCTCAATCAAGCCTTTCACGGACTATACCGCTGACGAATTCCGAAGTTTCGTCTCCACCAATCTTGAGGGATTCATCTTCATTACTCAACTCGCGGTGAGGCAGATGCTGGCGCAGGGTGCTGGCGGTAGCATCACGACCATCAGCTCGTCCTTGGTGGACAACCCGATTGCAGGCGTTACTGCTTCGGTTCCGATGATCACCAAAGGTGGACTTGAGGCCATCACTCGCAGTCTCTCTATTGAATATGCGAAACAAAGAATTCGCTTCAATGCCGTAGCACCGGGTATTGTCGATACACCCCTCCACACCAATACTCCGAGGGACGTCATGGCGAGCCTTTCGCCCATGGGCACAATCTCCGACGCGAAGGACATTGCTGAGGCTGTTGTTTTTCTGACGAAAGCTCGTCACGTAACCGGAGAGGTACTGCACGTCGACGGCGGTGCGCACGTGGGCCGATGGTAG